One region of Triticum aestivum cultivar Chinese Spring chromosome 6B, IWGSC CS RefSeq v2.1, whole genome shotgun sequence genomic DNA includes:
- the LOC123133596 gene encoding beta-1,4-mannosyl-glycoprotein 4-beta-N-acetylglucosaminyltransferase, with amino-acid sequence MAGSSDYRPFNLAARVVGKRRRLILPAKLKSAIPAIALVLSAVAIIAAITQHHRSITYFLRPLWDTPPKPFTVIPHYYAPNTSMAELCALHGWRARASPRRVFDAVLFNNELDILEIRYRELLPYVHKLLILEANATFTGIPKPLSFAENLERFAFARSKIVYDRLAIATPGPRSHLREEPFDVEARHRRALNALLRRSGVAAGDVVIMADADEIPSPETVQLLRWCDGVPPVMHLQLENYVYSFEFPVDQGSWRATAHLFGERTAYQHSRQSDLILADAGWHCSFCFREVAEFVFKMKAYSHADRVRRQSFLDPARIQRVVCGGEDLFDMLPEEYTFRDLFKKMGPIPRSASAMHLPSYLIKNAHRFRFLLPGGCLRSG; translated from the coding sequence ATGGCCGGAAGCTCGGATTATCGGCCTTTTAACCTGGCAGCAAGAGTCGTAGGAAAGAGACGACGACTCATACTACCTGCCAAGTTGAAGTCAGCGATACCCGCCATTGCTCTGGTTCTGTCGGCGGTGGCCATCATTGCTGCCATAACCCAGCACCACCGGAGCATCACCTACTTCCTGCGGCCGCTGTGGGACACGCCGCCCAAGCCCTTCACCGTCATCCCGCACTACTACGCCCCCAACACCTCCATGGCCGAGCTGTGCGCGCTCCACGGCTGGCGCGCCCGCGCCTCCCCTCGCCGCGTCTTCGACGCTGTCCTCTTCAACAACGAGCTGGACATCCTGGAGATCCGCTACCGCGAGCTGCTCCCCTACGTCCACAAGCTGCTCATCCTGGAGGCCAACGCCACCTTCACCGGCATCCCCAAGCCGCTCTCCTTCGCCGAGAACCTCGAGCGCTTCGCGTTCGCGAGGTCCAAGATCGTCTACGACAGGCTTGCCATCGCCACACCGGGGCCGAGGTCTCATCTCCGGGAGGAGCCGTTCGACGTGGAGGCCAGGCACCGGCGCGCGCTGAACGCGCTGCTGCGGCGGTCAGGCGTCGCGGCCGGGGACGTGGTGATCATGGCGGACGCGGACGAGATCCCGAGCCCGGAGACGGTGCAGCTGCTGCGGTGGTGCGACGGGGTGCCGCCGGTGATGCACCTGCAGCTGGAGAACTACGTCTACTCCTTCGAGTTCCCCGTGGACCAGGGAAGCTGGAGGGCGACGGCGCACCTCTTCGGCGAGCGCACGGCGTACCAGCACTCCCGGCAGAGCGACCTGATCCTGGCGGACGCCGGGTGGCACTGCAGCTTCTGCTTCAGGGAGGTCGCCGAGTTCGTGTTCAAGATGAAGGCGTACAGCCACGCGGACCGGGTGCGGCGGCAGAGCTTCCTCGACCCGGCGAGGATCCAGCGGGTCGTCTGCGGCGGCGAGGACCTGTTCGACATGCTCCCCGAGGAGTACACCTTCAGGGATCTCTTCAAGAAGATGGGACCAATACCCAGGTCTGCGTCCGCCATGCACCTGCCTTCCTATCTCATCAAGAACGCACACAGGTTCAGGTTCTTGCTTCCTGGTGGATGCTTGAGATCAGGTTAA